In Nothobranchius furzeri strain GRZ-AD chromosome 18, NfurGRZ-RIMD1, whole genome shotgun sequence, a single genomic region encodes these proteins:
- the LOC107391634 gene encoding BTB/POZ domain-containing protein 6-B isoform X2 translates to MAAELYPANTTATNLASGTTVEEKPREVQLSPAGGGGGTAATSPTSQLNITNNNIEPPSWQCSHPTLRERNALMFNNELMADVHFIVGPLGASQKVPAHKYVLAVGSSVFCAMFYSDLAEEESEIHIPDVEPPAFLILLKYLYSDEIDLEADTVLATLYAAKKYIVPALARACVTFLETSLEAKNACVLLSQSRLFEEPELTQRCWEVIDAQAELALGSEGFCEIDLQTLEIILRRETLNTKEEVVFEAVMNWAAAECKRQGLGPTTRNKREVLGKALFLVRIPAMSLEEFANGAAQSDILTLEETHNVFLWYTAAKKPDLDFPLVPRKGLSPQRCHRFQSSAYRSNQWRYRGRCDSIQFAVDKRIFIAGLGLYGSSGGKAEYSVKIELKRQGAILAQNLTKFVSDGSSSTFPVWFEHPVQVEQDAFYTVSAVLDGNELSYFGQEGMTEVQCGKVTFQFQCSSDSTNGTGVQGGQIPELVFYA, encoded by the exons ATGGCTGCGGAGCTGTACCCCGCCAACACCACCGCCACCAACCTGGCTAGCGGCACCACGGTGGAGGAGAAGCCCAGAGAGGTGCAGCTGAGCCCGGCCGGCGGCGGCGGGGGGACCGCCGCGACCTCCCCCACCAGCCAGCTGAACATCACCAACAACAACATCGAGCCTCCGAGCTGGCAGTGCAGCCACCCCACGCTCCGGGAGAG GAACGCCCTGATGTTCAACAACGAGCTGATGGCTGATGTCCACTTCATCGTGGGGCCCTTAGGGGCCTCTCAGAAGGTCCCAGCCCACAAG TACGTGCTTGCCGTGGGAAGCTCGGTCTTCTGTGCCATGTTTTACAGCGATTTGGCCGAGGAAGAGTCTGAGATCCACATCCCCGATGTGGAACCTCCTGCCTTCCTGATTCTGCTGAA GTACCTGTACAGCGATGAGATCGACCTGGAGGCGGACACGGTGCTGGCCACCCTCTACGCCGCCAAGAAGTACATAGTCCCCGCACTGGCCAGAGCCTGCGTCACCTTCCTGGAAACAAGTCTGGAAGCCAAGAACGCCTGTGTGCTCCTCTCCCAGAGCCGCCTGTTCGAGGAGCCCGAACTGACCCAGCGCTGCTGGGAGGTGATCGACGCGCAGGCGGAGCTGGCTCTGGGCTCGGAGGGGTTCTGTGAGATTGACCTGCAGACGCTGGAAATCATCCTGAGGAGGGAAACCCTCAACACCAAGGAGGAGGTGGTGTTCGAGGCGGTTATGAACTGGGCCGCAGCCGAGTGCAAGagacaaggactaggacccacaaCTCGGAACAAACGGGAGGTTCTGGGCAAGGCGCTGTTCCTGGTGCGGATTCCTGCCATGAGTCTGGAGGAGTTTGCTAATGGGGCGGCACAATCTGATATCCTGACCCTGGAGGAGACGCACAATGTCTTCCTGTGGTACACTGCAGCCAAGAAGCCTGACCTGGACTTCCCTCTGGTGCCCAGGAAAGGCTTGTCTCCTCAGAGGTGCCACCGCTTCCAGTCGTCTGCGTACCGGAGCAACCAGTGGCGCTACCGCGGCCGCTGCGACAGCATCCAGTTCGCTGTGGACAAGAGGATCTTTATCGCCGGTTTGGGACTCTACGGCTCCAGCGGCGGCAAAGCGGAGTACAGCGTCAAAATAGAGCTGAAGAGACAGGGGGCGATCCTGGCACAGAACCTGACCAAGTTCGTGTCGGACGGGTCAAGCAGCACGTTTCCCGTGTGGTTCGAACACCCTGTTCAGGTGGAGCAGGACGCCTTCTACACGGTGAGCGCGGTGCTGGACGGCAACGAGCTGAGCTACTTCGGTCAGGAGGGCATGACGGAGGTGCAGTGTGGGAAGGTGACGTTTCAGTTCCAGTGCTCCTCGGACAGCACCAATGGGACGGGAGTCCAGGGAGGACAGATCCCAGAGCTGGTGTTCTACGCATGA
- the LOC107391634 gene encoding BTB/POZ domain-containing protein 6-B isoform X1, producing the protein MPTADCRLLHHGRIMRCLTFLLLLPETLKRSKKVGRLPVCYESILTLSSLTSTKKKERKMAAELYPANTTATNLASGTTVEEKPREVQLSPAGGGGGTAATSPTSQLNITNNNIEPPSWQCSHPTLRERNALMFNNELMADVHFIVGPLGASQKVPAHKYVLAVGSSVFCAMFYSDLAEEESEIHIPDVEPPAFLILLKYLYSDEIDLEADTVLATLYAAKKYIVPALARACVTFLETSLEAKNACVLLSQSRLFEEPELTQRCWEVIDAQAELALGSEGFCEIDLQTLEIILRRETLNTKEEVVFEAVMNWAAAECKRQGLGPTTRNKREVLGKALFLVRIPAMSLEEFANGAAQSDILTLEETHNVFLWYTAAKKPDLDFPLVPRKGLSPQRCHRFQSSAYRSNQWRYRGRCDSIQFAVDKRIFIAGLGLYGSSGGKAEYSVKIELKRQGAILAQNLTKFVSDGSSSTFPVWFEHPVQVEQDAFYTVSAVLDGNELSYFGQEGMTEVQCGKVTFQFQCSSDSTNGTGVQGGQIPELVFYA; encoded by the exons ATGCCCACGGCAGACTGCAGGCTGCTCCATCATGGCCGGATCATGAGGTGTTTGACTTTTCTTCTCCTGCTCCCAGAAACGCTGAAGAGGTCCAAGAAGGTCGGCAGGCTGCCGGTATGTTATGAGTCCATCCTAACTCTGTCCTCCCTGACGAGCacgaagaagaaggagaggaagATGGCTGCGGAGCTGTACCCCGCCAACACCACCGCCACCAACCTGGCTAGCGGCACCACGGTGGAGGAGAAGCCCAGAGAGGTGCAGCTGAGCCCGGCCGGCGGCGGCGGGGGGACCGCCGCGACCTCCCCCACCAGCCAGCTGAACATCACCAACAACAACATCGAGCCTCCGAGCTGGCAGTGCAGCCACCCCACGCTCCGGGAGAG GAACGCCCTGATGTTCAACAACGAGCTGATGGCTGATGTCCACTTCATCGTGGGGCCCTTAGGGGCCTCTCAGAAGGTCCCAGCCCACAAG TACGTGCTTGCCGTGGGAAGCTCGGTCTTCTGTGCCATGTTTTACAGCGATTTGGCCGAGGAAGAGTCTGAGATCCACATCCCCGATGTGGAACCTCCTGCCTTCCTGATTCTGCTGAA GTACCTGTACAGCGATGAGATCGACCTGGAGGCGGACACGGTGCTGGCCACCCTCTACGCCGCCAAGAAGTACATAGTCCCCGCACTGGCCAGAGCCTGCGTCACCTTCCTGGAAACAAGTCTGGAAGCCAAGAACGCCTGTGTGCTCCTCTCCCAGAGCCGCCTGTTCGAGGAGCCCGAACTGACCCAGCGCTGCTGGGAGGTGATCGACGCGCAGGCGGAGCTGGCTCTGGGCTCGGAGGGGTTCTGTGAGATTGACCTGCAGACGCTGGAAATCATCCTGAGGAGGGAAACCCTCAACACCAAGGAGGAGGTGGTGTTCGAGGCGGTTATGAACTGGGCCGCAGCCGAGTGCAAGagacaaggactaggacccacaaCTCGGAACAAACGGGAGGTTCTGGGCAAGGCGCTGTTCCTGGTGCGGATTCCTGCCATGAGTCTGGAGGAGTTTGCTAATGGGGCGGCACAATCTGATATCCTGACCCTGGAGGAGACGCACAATGTCTTCCTGTGGTACACTGCAGCCAAGAAGCCTGACCTGGACTTCCCTCTGGTGCCCAGGAAAGGCTTGTCTCCTCAGAGGTGCCACCGCTTCCAGTCGTCTGCGTACCGGAGCAACCAGTGGCGCTACCGCGGCCGCTGCGACAGCATCCAGTTCGCTGTGGACAAGAGGATCTTTATCGCCGGTTTGGGACTCTACGGCTCCAGCGGCGGCAAAGCGGAGTACAGCGTCAAAATAGAGCTGAAGAGACAGGGGGCGATCCTGGCACAGAACCTGACCAAGTTCGTGTCGGACGGGTCAAGCAGCACGTTTCCCGTGTGGTTCGAACACCCTGTTCAGGTGGAGCAGGACGCCTTCTACACGGTGAGCGCGGTGCTGGACGGCAACGAGCTGAGCTACTTCGGTCAGGAGGGCATGACGGAGGTGCAGTGTGGGAAGGTGACGTTTCAGTTCCAGTGCTCCTCGGACAGCACCAATGGGACGGGAGTCCAGGGAGGACAGATCCCAGAGCTGGTGTTCTACGCATGA